The following coding sequences lie in one Aricia agestis chromosome 10, ilAriAges1.1, whole genome shotgun sequence genomic window:
- the LOC121731252 gene encoding calcium/calmodulin-dependent protein kinase type II alpha chain produces MANPNRESVSTRFSDNYELKEELGKGAFSIVRRAVQKSTGYEFAAKIINTKKLSARDFQKLEREARICRKLQHPNIVRLHDSIQEEHFHYLVFDLVTGGELFEDIVAREFYSEADASHCIQQILESVHHCHHNGVVHRDLKPENLLLASKAKGAAVKLADFGLAIEVQGDQQAWFGFAGTPGYLSPEVLKKEPYGKPVDIWACGVILYILLVGYPPFWDEDQHRLYGQIKAGAYDYPSPEWDTVTPEAKSLINQMLTVNPSKRITASEALTHPWICHRERVASMMHRQETVDCLKKFNARRKLKGAILTTMLATRNFSGKSMVNKKGDGSQVKESTDSSTTLEDEDLDKDKKGVDRACTVISKEHDEEGLTKADSFGKARNDSNASLRRAEVIKMTELLIDSINNGDYETYSKLCDPNVTAFDPDALGNLVEGVEFHKFFIYNTPTHVKTNTTILNPRVHLLGDDVAVIAYVCITQSVDAGGRRSTHQSQETRIWHKRYNKWIAVHFHRS; encoded by the coding sequence atggcCAACCCAAACCGTGAAAGTGTAAGTACAAGATTTTCCGATAATTACGAACTGAAGGAAGAGCTAGGCAAAGGGGCTTTTTCAATAGTGAGACGTGCCGTTCAAAAATCTACGGGATATGAATTCGCAGCCAAAATTATCAATACCAAAAAACTGTCGGCGAGGGATTTTCAAAAATTAGAACGTGAGGCAAGAATTTGTCGGAAACTTCAGCACCCTAATATCGTTCGACTTCATGATTCAATTCAAGAAGAGCATTTTCACTACCTTGTGTTTGACTTAGTTACTGGTGGAGAATTATTCGAAGACATTGTAGCCCGAGAATTCTATTCTGAAGCGGATGCATCTCATTGTATTCAACAAATATTAGAATCAGTCCACCACTGCCATCACAATGGAGTCGTCCATAGAGACTTAAAACCAGAGAATCTTCTGCTCGCGAGTAAAGCTAAAGGTGCTGCCGTAAAATTAGCTGATTTTGGATTAGCAATTGAAGTACAGGGCGACCAACAGGCTTGGTTTGGATTCGCAGGGACACCAGGGTATTTGTCACCAGAAGTCTTAAAAAAGGAACCGTACGGAAAGCCGGTAGATATTTGGGCATGCGGtgtgattttatatattttgttagttgGATACCCCCCCTTTTGGGACGAAGACCAGCATCGGTTATATGGCCAAATTAAAGCTGGTGCTTATGATTATCCCTCTCCTGAATGGGATACAGTTACACCAGAGGCTAAAAGCCTGATCAATCAGATGCTGACAGTCAATCCTAGCAAAAGGATAACCGCTTCCGAAGCCTTGACGCACCCCTGGATCTGCCACCGCGAGCGTGTGGCATCTATGATGCATCGACAGGAAACGGTGGATTGCTTGAAGAAATTCAACGCGCGCCGCAAGTTGAAGGGTGCTATTTTAACAACTATGCTTGCAACGCGCAACTTCTCTGGAAAATCTATGGTTAATAAGAAGGGCGATGGATCTCAAGTAAAAGAGTCGACTGATAGTAGTACAACTTTGGAGGACGAGGATCTAGATAAGGATAAGAAAGGAGTAGATAGAGCGTGTACAGTAATATCTAAAGAGCACGACGAAGAGGGTCTCACAAAAGCCGATTCATTCGGGAAAGCTCGCAACGATAGCAACGCCTCACTGCGTCGCGCTGAAGTTATAAAAATGACAGAATTACTGATCGATTCGATCAATAACGGCGATTACGAGACGTATTCCAAGTTATGTGATCCTAATGTGACCGCTTTCGATCCCGACGCTCTGGGAAATCTAGTTGAAGGTGTGGAATTTCACAAATTCTTCATTTACAACACGCCTACTCACGTGAAGACGAATACTACGATCCTAAATCCTAGAGTACACTTGCTCGGAGACGACGTGGCTGTCATCGCGTACGTATGTATCACGCAGAGTGTGGATGCTGGGGGCCGACGATCTACTCATCAGTCGCAAGAGACTCGCATTTGGCACAAACGTTACAACAAGTGGATAGCGGTTCATTTTCATCGTTCCTAA
- the LOC121731253 gene encoding uncharacterized protein LOC121731253 encodes MDEYETSFEPMDVDISANSTSAMDISYTELPDISQMNCSRSPIPNIRFMTETQPENNDHISSQNTQILELKEEKTYNSYRSLFIIIIVCLLSIGSYHIFSYKCFEDFRSKSISQRLYTRLYGQTVAIENVIEFLDLQHRSKVLVLYGGTGVGKTFMVSLIFEDFFNHTNIYHYSMTNLEKAFTAESMFGVTLCQTSVMIIDDITLDNEIGKYVEELIARSSNLNKNITIILIYNCANFDKHLTPNCPNDFLPELESKFTNIDAAKKFVKFGPLTKDSLKKCIQYELKENINETDLTKMMKNFDVERDGCKGVHQKTKYLNVI; translated from the coding sequence atgGATGAATATGAAACAAGTTTTGAGCCTATGGATGTGGATATAAGCGCTAACTCCACTAGTGCTATGGATATATCATACACGGAACTTCCAGACATCTCACAGATGAACTGCAGTAGAAGTCCGATCCCGAATATAAGATTCATGACAGAAACACAACCTGAAAATAATGACCACATATCTTCCCAGAACACACAAATATTAGAGCTTAAGGAAGAAAAAACATATAATTCTTATAGAAgcttgtttataataattattgtatgtttgTTATCAATAGGatcatatcatattttttcttataaatgttTTGAAGACTTTAGATCCAAATCGATTAGTCAAAGATTGTATACAAGGTTATATGGCCAGACAGTTGCAATTGAAAATGTGATAGAGTTTCTAGATTTACAACACAGATCTAAAGTTCTTGTGCTTTATGGAGGAACAGGGGTTGGCAAGACATTCATGGTTTCTCTGATAtttgaagatttttttaatcataCCAATATCTATCATTACTCTATGACGAACTTAGAAAAAGCATTCACTGCGGAATCAATGTTTGGAGTAACATTATGTCAAACATCTGTAATGATAATTGATGATATAACACTTGACAATGAGATAGGAAAATATGTTGAAGAGTTAATTGCAAGAAGctcaaatttaaataaaaatataaccatCATATTAATATACAACTGTGCCAATTTTGACAAGCACCTTACACCAAATTGCCCAAATGATTTTCTACCAGAATTGGAATCAAAATTTACTAATATTGACGCTGCAAAGAAATTCGTTAAATTTGGACCATTGACTAAAGATAGCTTGAAGAAGTGTATACAgtatgaactaaaagaaaatattaatgaGACTGACTTAACCAAAATGATGAAGAATTTTGATGTTGAAAGAGATGGCTGCAAAGGTGTGCACCAAAAGACAAAATACTTAAATGTGATATAG